The following are encoded together in the Daucus carota subsp. sativus chromosome 5, DH1 v3.0, whole genome shotgun sequence genome:
- the LOC108220629 gene encoding E3 ubiquitin-protein ligase ATL23 — MLLSVFLALFLPCAGMSAVFLVYICLLWYAASTNSTNQEFRLAEKPASHKGLSAAELEKLPKMTGKDLVMGNECAVCLDNIEDDHEARLVPGCNHGFHIQCADTWLSKNSVCPVCRGKLEPQFFESSEASPC, encoded by the coding sequence ATGCTCTTATCAGTATTTCTCGCGCTATTCCTGCCTTGTGCAGGCATGAGTGCCGTGTTCCTGGTATACATATGTTTGCTATGGTACGCCGCAAGCACAAACAGCACAAATCAGGAGTTCAGGCTAGCTGAAAAACCAGCTTCTCACAAGGGCTTGTCTGCTGCGGAGCTGGAGAAGCTTCCGAAAATGACCGGGAAAGACCTGGTCATGGGGAACGAATGCGCGGTTTGTTTAGATAATATCGAGGATGATCATGAGGCGCGGCTAGTCCCGGGCTGTAATCATGGATTTCATATACAATGTGCTGATACATGGCTGTCGAAAAACTCTGTTTGCCCTGTCTGCAGGGGAAAGCTTGAGCCCCAATTCTTCGAGTCTTCAGAAGCCAGTCCATGCTGA